The following coding sequences lie in one Apium graveolens cultivar Ventura chromosome 3, ASM990537v1, whole genome shotgun sequence genomic window:
- the LOC141711019 gene encoding beta-1,3-galactosyltransferase pvg3 has protein sequence MNPLNSLHTFHSSININISQIELNFSKLFMLDKMFKTLRPVGRKFMISSLFFIIVLCILASINEIRFENILRFSRCTLSPPLSSTNSLELVNSSPNNIRILLGILTLPDQYNRRHFLRLVYGTQSRPAGTQVDVKFVFCNLTKEDQKVLVALEIMLHDDIIILNCKENMNRGKTYTFFSSLPDIFNSNDSSVPYPPYHYVMKGDDDTYFRLESLVESLRPLPRDDLYYGYVIPCRSMDPFVHYMSGMGYLISWDIVEWIKVSDVPINHLDGPEDQVFGDWMREGRRGKNRFNAKWSMYNFPVPHTGCTHELWPNTVAVHLLKSQQKWITTLNYFNVTRDLKPSKLYHIP, from the coding sequence ATGAATCCGTTAAACTCATTGCACACATTTCATTCAAGTATAAACATTAACATTTCCCAAATTGAGCTTAATTTCTCCAAGCTATTCATGTTGGATAAGATGTTCAAGACTCTGAGGCCAGTCGGCCGAAAATTCatgatctcctctctcttcttcATTATTGTACTTTGCATATTAGCTTCAATAAACGAAATCCGCTTTGAAAATATATTACGATTTAGTAGATGCACCCTTTCTCCGCCTCTCAGTTCAACTAATTCTTTAGAGCTAGTGAATTCTTCTCCCAACAACATTCGAATCCTACTCGGAATCTTAACACTTCCTGATCAGTACAATCGTCGTCACTTCCTCCGTCTCGTCTATGGTACACAATCAAGGCCAGCTGGTACACAAGTCGATGTGAAATTTGTATTTTGCAACCTTACGAAAGAGGACCAGAAAGTCCTAGTTGCGCTAGAGATAATGCTGCACGATGATATAATAATTCTCAACTGCAAGGAAAACATGAACAGGGGTAAAACTTATACCTTCTTTTCGAGTTTACCCGATATTTTTAACAGTAATGATTCATCAGTACCTTATCCACCTTATCATTATGTCATGAAAGGCGATGATGATACATATTTTAGATTAGAGAGCTTGGTGGAATCTTTAAGGCCATTGCCTAGAGATGATTTATATTATGGTTATGTTATTCCATGTCGAAGTATGGACCCTTTTGTGCATTATATGTCTGGAATGGGATATTTGATTTCGTGGGATATAGTGGAGTGGATTAAGGTTTCCGATGTACCAATAAATCATTTAGACGGTCCAGAAGATCAAGTTTTTGGTGATTGGATGAGAGAAGGGAGACGAGGGAAGAACAGATTTAATGCAAAGTGGTCCATGTATAATTTTCCGGTGCCACATACGGGGTGTACTCATGAGCTTTGGCCAAATACGGTGGCTGTTCATCTTCTCAAGTCTCAGCAGAAGTGGATCACGACGTTAAATTATTTTAATGTTACAAGGGATTTGAAGCCCTCCAAATTGTATCATATTCCATAG